The Cervus elaphus chromosome 32, mCerEla1.1, whole genome shotgun sequence genome window below encodes:
- the SPCS3 gene encoding signal peptidase complex subunit 3, translated as MNTVLSRANSLFAFSLSVMAALTFGCFITTAFKDRSVPVRLHVSRIMLKNVEDFTGPRERSDLGFITFDITADLENIFDWNVKQLFLYLSAEYSTKNNALNQVVLWDKIVLRGDNPKLLLKDMKTKYFFFDDGNGLKGNRNVTLTLSWNVVPNAGILPLVTGSGHVSVPFPDTYEITKSY; from the exons ATGAACACGGTGCTGTCGCGGGCGAACTCGCTGTTCGCCTTCTCACTGAGCGTGATGGCGGCGCTCACGTTCGGCTGCTTCATTACCACCGCCTTCAAAGACAGGAGCGTCCCGGTGCGGCTGCACGTCTCGCGGATCATGCT AAAAAATGTAGAAGACTTCACTGGACCTAGAGAAAGAAGTGATCTGGGATTCATTACGTTTGATATAACTGCTG atctagaaaatatatttgattggAATGTTAAGCAGTTGTTTCTTTACTTATCAGCTGAATATTCAACAAAAAATAAT gCTCTGAACCAGGTTGTCCTTTGGGACAAGATTGTTCTGAGAGGTGATAATCCGAAGCTGCTGttaaaagatatgaaaacaaagtattttttctttgacGACGGAAATGGTCTCAA GGGAAATAGGAATGTCACTTTAACCCTGTCCTGGAATGTCGTACCAAATGCTGGAATTCTACCTCTCGTGACAGGATCAGGACACGTATCCGTCCCATTTCCAGATACATATGAAATAACGAAGAGTTATTAA